From Aricia agestis chromosome 11, ilAriAges1.1, whole genome shotgun sequence, a single genomic window includes:
- the LOC121731487 gene encoding cilia- and flagella-associated protein 299-like, giving the protein MEEQTEYPPSVEADKNLLPYETFDEYLDSLIGIPDLRNLRSIETARTIAALGYRTCGDTLEEREFYRRRAVIHAKEFPVVKPFRAVSAGLAHTDPLNKELADREKANRLGILNSVIFVRNTTRSGFEVSGYIDFAHRLATEDWEPFFTTTKVLRPRETDLGYYFWRLGVVRSNVTRNWKPLMDGERGLVFQNRHDHKLLSPDPQADPGQATTRVRVFSPRYLQVEIYDHVVRRKT; this is encoded by the exons atggagGAGCAGACGGAATATCCACCGAGCGTGGAGGCAGACAAGAACCTTCTACCTTATGAAACCTTCGACGAGTACTTGGACTCGCTGATCGGTATACCTGACCTGAGGAACCTGAGGAGCATTGAGACAGCTCGGACTATTGCTGCTCTTGGATACCg AACATGCGGTGATACACTCGAGGAGCGGGAGTTCTACCGCCGACGCGCTGTGATCCATGCCAAGGAGTTTCCTGTCGTAAAGCCCTTCAGAGCTGTCAGCGCCGGCCTCGCCCACACAGACCCTCTCAACAAGGAGCTGGCTGATAGGGAGAAGGCCAATAGACTGGGGATTCTTAAT TCAGTGATCTTCGTCCGCAACACCACTCGCAGCGGTTTCGAGGTGTCGGGCTACATCGACTTCGCCCACCGGCTCGCCACAGAGGACTGGGAGCCGTTCTTCACCACCACCAAGGTGCTGAGACCCCGCGAGACTGATCTCGGATACTATTTCTGGAGACTGGGCGTTGTGAGGAGCAATGTTACTAGAAATTGGAAG CCACTGATGGACGGGGAGCGCGGGCTGGTGTTCCAGAACCGGCACGACCACAAGCTGCTGTCCCCCGACCCGCAGGCGGACCCGGGGCAGGCCACCACCAGGGTCAGGGTGTTCTCGCCTCGGTATCTCCAGGTGGAGATATACGATCACGTGGTCAGGAGAAAGACGTAG